A window of Dickeya zeae NCPPB 2538 contains these coding sequences:
- a CDS encoding substrate-binding domain-containing protein, whose amino-acid sequence MKKITILAAAMAFTMSSGLAQAQNEQIVFSTPNLAMPFEVHMQRTAVKAAKELGVNLQVLDSQGSSPKQVADLENAITRGAQGFIVSPNDVNAVSGAVTEIQDAKLPVVTLDRSVKTDKKVPHFGANNYKGGQAIADFVKARFPNGADIVLLTGQPGSSSNIERTQGIRDSLKAGGSKYRLVADQTGNWMRSEGMRIVESVLPSLPKRPQVILSANDDMALGAIEALQSQGLKPGDVMVTGFDAVPEALARVRDGWMAVTADQRPGYAVTQAMTQLTNNIRTKSAITGADYPPTMITKDNLNDAERIGEAGK is encoded by the coding sequence ATGAAAAAGATAACCATCCTGGCCGCCGCGATGGCCTTCACGATGTCGTCCGGTCTGGCGCAGGCACAGAACGAACAGATTGTATTCAGTACCCCCAACCTGGCGATGCCTTTTGAAGTCCACATGCAGCGTACTGCGGTCAAGGCCGCCAAAGAGCTGGGCGTGAACCTGCAGGTGTTGGATAGCCAGGGCAGTTCGCCGAAACAGGTGGCCGATCTGGAAAACGCCATCACTCGCGGAGCCCAGGGTTTTATCGTGTCACCGAATGATGTCAACGCAGTGTCCGGTGCGGTAACGGAAATTCAGGATGCCAAGTTGCCGGTGGTGACACTGGACCGCTCGGTGAAGACCGACAAGAAAGTGCCGCACTTCGGCGCGAATAACTACAAAGGTGGTCAGGCGATTGCCGATTTCGTCAAAGCGCGTTTTCCAAACGGTGCCGACATCGTGTTGCTGACCGGTCAGCCGGGGTCGTCATCCAACATCGAACGTACGCAAGGCATCCGCGACAGTCTGAAAGCGGGCGGCAGCAAGTACCGTCTGGTGGCGGATCAGACCGGCAACTGGATGCGTTCTGAAGGGATGCGCATTGTGGAAAGCGTGCTGCCGTCGCTGCCCAAACGTCCACAGGTGATTTTGTCAGCTAACGATGACATGGCACTGGGGGCGATTGAAGCGCTGCAAAGCCAGGGGCTGAAGCCGGGTGATGTCATGGTGACCGGTTTTGACGCCGTCCCGGAGGCGCTGGCGCGTGTGCGTGATGGCTGGATGGCGGTGACCGCTGATCAGCGCCCCGGCTATGCAGTCACGCAAGCGATGACGCAACTGACCAACAATATTCGCACCAAGTCGGCGATCACCGGAGCGGACTACCCACCGACCATGATCACCAAAGACAACCTGAACGATGCGGAACGTATCGGCGAAGCGGGCAAATAA
- a CDS encoding VOC family protein: MTTLRIARPVADLQRSERMYCDGMGLQKLGSFAQHDGFSGVMLGQQGLAWHLEFTLCHTHPVMPAPTEDDLLVLYIPDHERWRESCDRMVQAGFSVVASFNPYWERQGKTFRDPDGYRVVLQQGRWPNTD; this comes from the coding sequence ATGACCACATTACGGATAGCGCGACCAGTAGCGGACCTGCAACGAAGTGAGCGAATGTACTGTGACGGCATGGGGTTGCAGAAACTTGGCTCGTTTGCGCAACACGATGGCTTTAGTGGTGTTATGCTGGGACAACAGGGACTGGCCTGGCACCTTGAGTTTACCCTTTGTCATACTCATCCGGTCATGCCAGCACCGACGGAAGACGATTTACTGGTGCTGTACATACCTGACCATGAACGCTGGCGAGAGTCCTGCGATCGTATGGTGCAGGCCGGCTTCAGCGTGGTGGCGTCATTTAATCCTTATTGGGAGCGGCAGGGGAAGACTTTCCGTGATCCCGACGGTTACCGGGTGGTGCTGCAGCAAGGGCGCTGGCCAAATACCGATTAA
- a CDS encoding GNAT family N-acetyltransferase yields the protein MRQPTLTTEHLLLRPLQASDVTDVCALLNSTPDISAMTMLIPYPCPRETVANWITDLHSNWEQRKGVAYAICLSQNQQLIGSISLVSLDTAQPEIGYWLSADFRRRGLSTEASRALCQFAFSQLGIAKIYGCHLPQNVASGRVLLKCGFHSLGIRQVLLSSRRQQETVAVYMMPSPMMATA from the coding sequence ATGCGGCAACCTACCCTGACCACCGAACATCTTCTGTTGCGACCATTACAGGCGTCAGACGTCACTGATGTCTGCGCTTTGCTTAACAGCACCCCTGATATTTCTGCCATGACCATGTTGATTCCCTATCCTTGTCCACGTGAAACGGTCGCCAACTGGATTACCGATTTGCACAGCAATTGGGAGCAGCGTAAAGGTGTGGCCTACGCCATTTGTTTATCGCAAAACCAGCAGTTGATCGGCTCCATTTCGCTGGTGTCGCTGGATACTGCCCAGCCAGAGATCGGTTACTGGCTGAGTGCTGATTTCCGACGACGAGGATTGAGCACCGAAGCCAGTCGGGCATTATGTCAGTTCGCGTTTAGTCAGTTGGGTATTGCGAAAATCTACGGCTGCCATTTGCCACAGAACGTGGCGTCAGGCCGGGTGTTACTCAAATGTGGTTTCCACTCGCTGGGGATACGTCAGGTGTTGCTGTCATCACGACGCCAGCAGGAAACCGTGGCGGTTTATATGATGCCATCGCCCATGATGGCGACGGCGTGA
- a CDS encoding sugar ABC transporter ATP-binding protein encodes MTEPLLAITDLAKNFSGVWALNKVQLTVLPGEIHALLGENGAGKSTLLKALAGAQPQTSGDIRFNGELLSPQESPVARQNRGIVTIYQEFNLLPNMTVAENMFLGRELQRNRLFVDAQAVNQEARTVLEYLQLNISPTTQVARLSVAQQQMVEIARALTLNARLIVMDEPSAALSDSEVESLHRVVRELKARGVSVIYVTHRLHEVFQLCDRFTVLQDGRYTGSGNVADIDVAGIIRMMVGRDVVFTRRPPSETHHQDKPVRLAVKGLCREKPPLDPHGIALDNIGFQVHEGEILGIAGLVGAGRTEVARCLFGADPFTSGEFWLDGQPYQPVDPLHALDQGIALVPEDRKKEGAVLGLSIRNNLSLSSLSSLLRWRYFVDTRREDDLIESYRQALRIKMVDSEQEVRKLSGGNQQKVILARCMALNPRVLIVDEPTRGIDVGTKSEVHQVLFDMAKRGVAVIVISSDLPEVMAISDRIITLSEGRMTGELHGDDATEERLMTLMAICHDAQQAA; translated from the coding sequence ATGACTGAACCCTTACTGGCTATTACCGATCTGGCCAAGAATTTCTCCGGCGTCTGGGCGCTGAACAAAGTGCAACTGACGGTATTGCCGGGGGAAATCCACGCGTTGCTGGGTGAGAACGGCGCGGGAAAATCCACCCTGCTCAAGGCACTGGCCGGGGCGCAACCCCAGACCAGCGGCGATATCCGCTTCAACGGTGAGCTGCTGTCACCGCAGGAGTCGCCGGTAGCACGGCAAAACCGCGGTATCGTCACCATCTATCAGGAATTCAACCTGTTGCCCAACATGACGGTGGCGGAAAATATGTTTCTCGGCCGTGAGTTACAGCGCAACCGGCTGTTTGTCGATGCGCAGGCGGTCAATCAGGAAGCCCGTACGGTACTGGAGTACCTGCAACTGAACATATCGCCGACCACGCAAGTGGCGCGGCTGAGCGTGGCGCAGCAACAGATGGTGGAAATCGCCCGTGCACTGACGCTGAATGCCCGCCTGATTGTGATGGATGAACCCTCCGCCGCGCTGAGCGACAGCGAGGTCGAAAGCCTGCACCGGGTGGTACGTGAACTCAAAGCACGCGGTGTCAGCGTGATTTATGTCACCCACCGGCTGCATGAAGTGTTCCAACTGTGCGACCGCTTCACCGTCTTGCAGGATGGCCGTTACACCGGTTCCGGCAATGTGGCCGACATCGATGTGGCGGGCATCATCCGCATGATGGTCGGGCGCGATGTGGTGTTTACCCGTCGTCCGCCATCAGAAACCCATCACCAGGACAAGCCGGTACGGCTGGCGGTGAAAGGGCTGTGCCGGGAAAAGCCGCCACTCGACCCGCACGGCATCGCACTCGATAACATCGGTTTTCAGGTGCACGAGGGCGAGATCCTGGGGATCGCCGGGCTGGTGGGAGCCGGGCGTACCGAGGTGGCACGCTGCCTGTTCGGTGCTGACCCGTTTACTTCCGGTGAGTTCTGGCTCGACGGCCAGCCTTATCAGCCGGTCGATCCGCTGCACGCGCTGGATCAAGGCATCGCGCTGGTACCGGAAGATCGCAAAAAAGAAGGTGCCGTGCTGGGGCTGTCTATCCGCAATAACCTGTCGCTCTCCAGCCTGTCGTCACTGTTGCGCTGGCGCTACTTCGTTGATACCCGCCGTGAGGACGACCTGATCGAGTCTTACCGGCAGGCGTTGCGCATCAAGATGGTGGATAGCGAGCAGGAGGTGCGCAAGCTCTCTGGCGGCAACCAGCAGAAAGTGATTCTGGCGCGCTGTATGGCGCTCAACCCCCGGGTGTTGATTGTCGATGAGCCGACGCGCGGCATCGATGTCGGCACCAAGTCCGAAGTGCATCAGGTGCTGTTCGATATGGCAAAACGCGGCGTGGCGGTGATCGTGATTTCTTCCGACCTGCCAGAGGTGATGGCGATTTCCGATCGCATCATCACGTTGAGCGAAGGCCGGATGACCGGCGAACTGCACGGCGATGACGCTACGGAAGAGCGGCTGATGACCCTGATGGCCATCTGCCATGACGCACAACAGGCCGCATAA
- a CDS encoding MurR/RpiR family transcriptional regulator: protein MAMATSLRELQEQIRARYDSLSKRLQQVARYVLDNTNSVAFDTVAVIAEQADVPPSTLIRFANAFDFSGFNEMKQLFRMNLVEETASYTDRARLFREMEDRVPERPQDILHEFARSNAQAMQQLAARTQPDDLEKAVDLLAQADTIYIVGLRRSFSVATYLSYALSHLESRPVLVNGLGGMFREQLCRLSDKDIVVSISFSPYAQETVMVSEMAANAGARQIVITDSQLSPLATLSDLCFVVKEAQVDAFRSQSATLCLVQSLMVSLAYRQGNSLRQREEGQKSA, encoded by the coding sequence ATGGCGATGGCGACCAGCCTGAGAGAACTACAGGAACAGATCCGCGCACGGTACGATTCCCTGAGCAAGCGTTTGCAGCAGGTGGCGCGTTATGTGCTGGACAACACCAACAGTGTAGCGTTCGACACCGTCGCGGTGATCGCCGAGCAGGCAGACGTGCCCCCTTCCACGTTGATCCGTTTCGCCAACGCGTTCGATTTCAGCGGGTTCAATGAAATGAAACAGCTGTTTCGCATGAATCTGGTGGAAGAAACCGCCAGCTATACCGACCGGGCGCGCTTATTTCGTGAGATGGAAGACCGGGTGCCAGAACGCCCGCAGGATATTTTGCATGAATTCGCCCGTTCCAACGCACAGGCGATGCAACAACTGGCCGCCCGCACCCAGCCAGACGATCTGGAAAAAGCGGTCGACCTGTTGGCACAGGCTGACACTATCTACATCGTCGGGCTACGGCGTTCATTCAGCGTCGCCACCTACCTCTCCTACGCGCTGAGCCATCTGGAAAGCCGCCCAGTGCTGGTTAACGGACTAGGTGGGATGTTCCGCGAACAGTTATGCCGCCTGAGCGACAAAGACATCGTGGTCTCCATCAGCTTCTCGCCTTACGCGCAGGAAACCGTGATGGTCAGTGAAATGGCCGCCAACGCCGGTGCACGCCAGATAGTGATCACCGACAGTCAGCTAAGCCCGCTGGCTACCCTCAGCGACCTGTGCTTCGTGGTAAAAGAAGCGCAGGTCGATGCCTTTCGCTCCCAGTCCGCCACGCTGTGTCTGGTGCAATCGCTGATGGTGTCGCTGGCTTACCGCCAGGGCAACAGCCTGCGTCAACGTGAAGAAGGGCAAAAAAGTGCCTGA
- a CDS encoding YciI family protein: MYIISLTYHAPLDDVETLLERHVTWLKRGYEQGLFVASGRKNPRTGGVILAKSVAREELEAFLEQDPFQAVANYDVIDFQPSMTAEAFAPLSRI; encoded by the coding sequence ATGTATATCATCAGTCTGACATACCATGCGCCGCTGGATGATGTGGAAACCTTGTTGGAACGGCATGTAACCTGGTTGAAGCGAGGATATGAACAAGGCCTGTTTGTGGCTTCCGGACGTAAAAACCCGCGTACTGGCGGTGTTATTCTGGCCAAAAGTGTCGCACGAGAAGAACTGGAGGCGTTTCTTGAACAGGATCCGTTCCAGGCGGTAGCAAATTACGATGTTATCGACTTCCAGCCATCCATGACGGCTGAGGCTTTCGCCCCACTGAGTCGTATCTGA
- the iolD gene encoding 3D-(3,5/4)-trihydroxycyclohexane-1,2-dione acylhydrolase (decyclizing), producing the protein MDTLKMTMAQALVRFLNQQYLEVDGEETPLFAGVMTIFGHGNVLGIGQALEQDAGHLQVHQGCNEQGMAHIAAGFAKQHRRRRVYAVTTSVGPGSANLVTAAATATANRIPLLLLPGDLFASRQPDPVLQQIEQYHDATISTNDCLRPVSRYWDRISRPEQLMSALINAMRVLTDPADTGTVTLCLPQDVQAEAWDYPRSFFQRRVHHLERRPPDTTRLAQAAALLARKHRPLLICGGGVRYAGAHEAFCQFAERFNLPFGETQSGKGAVVSSHPLNVGGIGVTGGQAANRLAAQADLVIGVGTRLTDFTTASKSLFTHPEVEFLLLNVAEFDAFKLDATALVADAREGLTQLTQALATQGYRSGWGAEIAQARADWHQERQRLFARRDDDGQPLEIAGHLEAQLAEYRETLGTRLTQTRVLGLLNDALEDNAIVVGAAGSLPGDLQRLWQVKTSDSYHLEYGYSCMGYEIAAAVGARLAAPQQPVYAMVGDGSYLMLHSELQTAVQEGIKVTVLLFDNAGFGCINNLQMSQGMGSFCTENRRRDQGSGKLTGPLVTVDFARNAESYGCRAWTVRDEASLLQAVREAQAHPGPCLLDIKVLPKTMTHGYDAWWNTGTAQVADNPAIEAAAREVHLQRTKARQY; encoded by the coding sequence ATGGACACGTTGAAAATGACCATGGCGCAGGCGCTGGTCCGGTTTCTTAATCAGCAATACCTTGAGGTTGACGGTGAAGAAACACCGTTGTTTGCTGGGGTAATGACCATCTTCGGGCACGGTAACGTGCTGGGTATCGGGCAGGCGCTGGAGCAGGACGCCGGGCACCTGCAGGTGCATCAGGGCTGTAATGAGCAGGGTATGGCGCACATCGCGGCGGGATTTGCCAAACAGCACCGGCGGCGGCGAGTGTACGCGGTGACCACCTCGGTGGGGCCGGGGTCCGCCAATCTGGTGACGGCGGCGGCCACCGCGACGGCCAACCGGATTCCTCTCCTGTTGTTGCCGGGAGATCTGTTCGCCAGTCGACAGCCTGACCCGGTGTTGCAGCAGATAGAGCAATATCACGATGCCACCATCAGCACCAATGATTGCCTGCGGCCGGTTTCGCGCTACTGGGATCGTATCAGCCGCCCGGAGCAACTGATGAGCGCGCTGATTAACGCCATGCGGGTACTGACTGACCCGGCGGATACCGGTACGGTAACGCTGTGTCTGCCGCAGGATGTGCAGGCGGAAGCCTGGGATTACCCGCGGTCGTTCTTCCAGCGGCGGGTGCACCATCTGGAACGCCGCCCGCCAGATACCACCCGGCTGGCGCAGGCGGCGGCATTGCTGGCGCGTAAGCACCGCCCGTTGCTGATCTGCGGCGGCGGGGTACGCTATGCCGGTGCGCATGAGGCATTTTGCCAGTTTGCGGAACGTTTCAACCTGCCGTTCGGCGAAACCCAGTCGGGCAAGGGCGCGGTGGTCTCGTCGCATCCGCTGAATGTGGGCGGCATTGGCGTCACTGGCGGGCAGGCTGCCAACCGGCTGGCGGCGCAGGCGGACCTGGTGATTGGTGTCGGCACCCGTCTGACCGATTTCACCACTGCCTCCAAATCGCTGTTCACGCACCCGGAGGTCGAGTTTTTGCTGCTCAACGTGGCGGAGTTCGACGCGTTCAAGCTGGATGCTACTGCGCTGGTGGCTGATGCCCGTGAGGGGCTGACGCAACTGACGCAGGCGCTGGCGACGCAGGGCTATCGCAGTGGCTGGGGGGCGGAGATAGCGCAGGCTCGCGCCGACTGGCACCAAGAGCGCCAGCGGTTGTTTGCACGGCGCGACGACGACGGACAGCCGCTGGAAATTGCCGGGCATCTGGAGGCACAACTGGCGGAGTACCGCGAAACTCTGGGGACCCGTCTGACACAAACCCGGGTGCTGGGACTGCTCAACGACGCGCTGGAAGATAACGCTATCGTGGTAGGTGCAGCCGGGTCGTTGCCCGGCGACCTGCAACGGTTATGGCAGGTGAAAACCTCGGACAGCTATCACCTGGAGTACGGTTATTCCTGCATGGGGTATGAAATCGCAGCGGCGGTGGGTGCGCGGTTGGCTGCACCACAGCAGCCGGTGTACGCCATGGTGGGGGACGGGTCCTATTTGATGCTGCACAGCGAGCTGCAAACTGCGGTGCAAGAAGGCATCAAGGTCACCGTGCTGCTGTTCGACAATGCCGGATTCGGCTGCATCAACAACCTGCAAATGAGTCAGGGGATGGGCAGTTTTTGCACCGAGAACCGTCGGCGTGATCAGGGCAGCGGCAAGCTGACAGGCCCGTTGGTCACGGTAGATTTCGCCCGCAACGCCGAGAGTTACGGTTGTCGGGCGTGGACGGTACGTGATGAGGCGTCGTTGTTACAGGCGGTGCGCGAAGCACAGGCACACCCCGGCCCTTGTCTGCTGGATATCAAGGTGTTGCCGAAAACCATGACCCACGGCTACGACGCCTGGTGGAACACCGGGACCGCGCAAGTCGCGGACAACCCGGCGATTGAAGCCGCCGCGCGTGAGGTGCACTTGCAGCGGACGAAGGCCAGACAGTATTAA
- the iolG gene encoding inositol 2-dehydrogenase yields MFNIALLGAGRIGQVHAVNIAEHRETCLYSVVDPNLANAQALSDKYQARLQTIDEAMADPAVHAVLIASATDTHADLIELAARHGKAIFCEKPVHLDIARVRDCLKVVEQQQVPLFVGFNRRYDPQFRRVKTLAGEGRIGKPESLMIISRDPSPPPAEYVRVSGGMFRDMTIHDFDMVRFIMGEEPVSVFAQGSNLVDPAIGAAGDIDTAFVVFKFASSAMATIVNSRRSGYGYDQRLELHGELGVLSAGNIRENQVEHWGDAGCLAAKPEHFFLQRYRDAYAAEWRHFVEVLHGRTRPECSGVDGERALYLADKALESLATGRAVSL; encoded by the coding sequence ATGTTTAACATCGCTTTACTAGGTGCCGGCCGCATTGGCCAGGTTCACGCCGTCAACATCGCCGAACATCGGGAAACCTGTCTCTATTCGGTGGTTGATCCCAACCTCGCTAACGCGCAGGCGTTGTCTGATAAGTATCAGGCGCGTTTGCAAACCATAGATGAGGCGATGGCTGACCCGGCGGTACACGCGGTGCTGATTGCCTCTGCTACCGACACCCACGCTGACTTGATTGAGCTGGCCGCCCGCCACGGCAAAGCCATCTTCTGTGAAAAACCGGTGCATCTGGATATCGCACGGGTACGCGACTGCCTGAAAGTGGTGGAGCAACAGCAGGTGCCATTGTTCGTCGGGTTTAACCGTCGCTACGACCCGCAATTTCGCCGGGTGAAGACGCTGGCAGGTGAAGGGCGTATCGGCAAGCCGGAATCCCTGATGATTATCTCCCGTGATCCTTCACCGCCGCCTGCCGAGTATGTGCGAGTGTCCGGCGGCATGTTCCGCGATATGACCATCCACGATTTCGACATGGTGCGTTTCATCATGGGCGAAGAGCCGGTTTCTGTGTTTGCACAAGGCAGCAATCTGGTAGACCCGGCTATCGGCGCGGCTGGCGACATTGATACCGCGTTTGTGGTGTTCAAATTTGCTTCCAGTGCGATGGCGACCATTGTTAACAGCCGCCGCTCCGGTTATGGCTACGACCAGCGGCTGGAACTGCACGGCGAACTCGGCGTGTTGAGCGCGGGTAATATCCGCGAAAACCAGGTGGAACACTGGGGCGATGCCGGGTGCCTTGCCGCCAAACCGGAACACTTTTTCCTGCAGCGTTACCGCGACGCCTACGCGGCAGAATGGCGTCATTTCGTTGAGGTGTTGCACGGGCGTACCCGGCCTGAGTGCAGTGGCGTCGACGGTGAGCGGGCGCTGTATCTGGCCGACAAAGCGCTGGAGTCGCTGGCGACAGGGCGTGCGGTTTCGCTCTGA
- a CDS encoding YnfC family lipoprotein gives MKLHAMALVGVVLLAGCDRKPTPEPVNPVLAGLSNIFGFDALRGKVKHFTQTQTDEAGKVTAYVDGTFDAEGCLVTLRTYQPAMNFDLDLVRAGQTLLEKSDRQALFQLTEHCQLAKTSDGRLSYRSDDKQAISEVVYRDRPTPLARYRYDDEGFPVSMTFVSPENGKVTRVEMQSDAPMQKRLDATVIVTEDNQQVSVTRTTCQYDSHFNPRVCQVLVSNGKGVAQTVTTLTHTTKIEYYE, from the coding sequence ATGAAACTACACGCCATGGCGCTGGTGGGGGTGGTATTACTGGCAGGGTGTGATCGAAAACCGACGCCTGAGCCGGTGAACCCGGTGTTGGCTGGGCTTTCCAATATTTTTGGTTTTGATGCGCTACGGGGGAAGGTGAAGCACTTTACCCAAACCCAGACCGACGAAGCAGGCAAAGTGACCGCCTATGTGGATGGGACCTTTGATGCCGAAGGGTGCCTTGTGACGTTACGCACCTATCAACCGGCGATGAATTTTGACCTGGATTTGGTGCGAGCGGGGCAGACGCTGTTAGAAAAGAGCGATCGACAAGCGTTGTTTCAACTGACGGAACACTGCCAGTTGGCAAAAACCTCAGATGGTCGCCTGAGCTACCGTTCTGACGATAAACAGGCTATCAGCGAGGTGGTGTATCGCGACCGACCGACGCCGCTGGCGCGTTACCGCTACGATGATGAGGGATTCCCGGTCAGCATGACGTTTGTTTCACCGGAAAATGGTAAGGTGACCCGCGTGGAGATGCAAAGCGATGCGCCGATGCAAAAACGGCTGGATGCCACGGTTATCGTGACAGAAGACAACCAGCAGGTGAGCGTGACCCGTACCACATGCCAGTATGACTCGCATTTTAACCCGCGCGTATGTCAGGTGCTGGTATCAAATGGCAAAGGCGTGGCGCAAACGGTCACCACACTGACGCATACGACCAAAATTGAGTATTACGAATAA
- a CDS encoding CoA-acylating methylmalonate-semialdehyde dehydrogenase, producing METVSNFIHGEIAPSHSGRTAPVFNPATGEAIRQVALSSADEAKHAISAAAAAFPDWAKHSPLRRARILFRFKALLEENMSTLARQISEEHGKVYSDAVGELTRGLEVVEFACGIPHLQKGEHSANVGTGVDSHSLMQPLGVCVGITPFNFPAMVPMWMFPIALATGNTFVLKPSEKDPSLSLMLATLLKEAGLPDGVFNVVQGDKEAVDVLLTDPRVQAVSFVGSTPVAEYIYHTASAHGKRCQALGGAKNHCILMPDADMDMAASAILGAAFGAAGERCMALSVVVAVGDDTAEALCSRLETQIAAMRVGPGLVDGKENDMGPVISGPHRDKISGYIQSGVDQGATLRVDGRGLRVSGHEQGYFVGPTLFDHVMPDMQIYREEIFGPVLSVVRVPDYHTALTLINQHEYGNGTAIFTRDGETARQFSEEVQAGMVGINVPIPVPMAFHSFGGWKRSIFGPLNVHGNDGVRFYTRMKTVTSRWPASVRLEQHASSFVMPTLE from the coding sequence ATGGAAACCGTATCCAATTTCATTCATGGCGAGATTGCGCCCAGTCATAGCGGGCGCACCGCACCGGTATTTAATCCTGCGACCGGCGAAGCGATTCGTCAGGTAGCGCTGAGTAGCGCCGACGAAGCAAAGCACGCCATCAGCGCCGCCGCCGCGGCCTTCCCCGACTGGGCGAAGCATTCTCCGCTGCGCCGTGCCCGCATCCTGTTTCGTTTCAAAGCGTTGCTGGAAGAGAACATGAGTACGCTGGCACGGCAGATTTCCGAAGAGCATGGCAAAGTCTACTCTGATGCCGTAGGCGAACTGACCCGTGGGCTGGAAGTGGTGGAATTTGCGTGTGGTATTCCGCATCTGCAAAAAGGCGAGCATTCCGCCAACGTTGGCACCGGTGTGGACAGCCATTCGCTGATGCAGCCGCTCGGGGTGTGCGTGGGGATCACGCCATTCAATTTCCCGGCGATGGTGCCGATGTGGATGTTCCCGATTGCGCTGGCCACCGGTAACACCTTTGTGCTCAAGCCTTCGGAGAAAGACCCGTCGCTGTCGCTGATGCTGGCAACACTGCTGAAAGAAGCGGGCCTGCCGGATGGCGTATTCAATGTCGTGCAGGGCGATAAAGAAGCGGTCGACGTGCTGTTGACCGACCCACGTGTTCAGGCGGTGAGCTTTGTCGGCTCGACACCGGTGGCAGAGTACATCTATCACACCGCATCAGCGCACGGTAAGCGTTGTCAGGCGCTGGGCGGCGCTAAAAACCACTGCATTTTGATGCCGGATGCCGACATGGACATGGCGGCCAGCGCGATCCTCGGTGCGGCATTTGGCGCAGCGGGCGAGCGCTGCATGGCGCTGTCGGTGGTGGTCGCGGTGGGTGATGACACCGCCGAAGCGTTGTGCAGCCGGTTGGAAACGCAGATTGCCGCCATGCGTGTCGGCCCCGGTCTGGTGGACGGGAAAGAAAACGACATGGGGCCGGTGATTTCAGGCCCACATCGCGACAAGATTAGCGGTTATATTCAAAGTGGCGTCGATCAGGGCGCGACGTTGCGCGTCGATGGCCGCGGGCTTCGTGTTTCGGGGCATGAGCAGGGCTATTTCGTCGGCCCAACGCTGTTTGACCATGTCATGCCAGACATGCAGATCTACCGGGAAGAGATTTTTGGCCCGGTGCTGTCGGTGGTGCGCGTGCCGGATTACCACACCGCGCTGACCCTGATTAACCAGCATGAATACGGCAATGGCACGGCGATATTTACCCGCGACGGCGAAACCGCCCGCCAGTTTAGTGAAGAGGTGCAGGCAGGGATGGTTGGGATCAACGTACCGATCCCGGTGCCGATGGCGTTCCACAGTTTTGGCGGCTGGAAACGGTCCATTTTTGGTCCGCTCAATGTACACGGTAACGACGGCGTGCGTTTCTATACCCGAATGAAAACCGTCACCAGTCGTTGGCCTGCCAGCGTGCGTCTGGAACAGCACGCCAGCAGCTTTGTGATGCCGACGCTGGAGTAA
- a CDS encoding DinI family protein yields the protein MYVELVYDKRNVSGLPNAAEQIKNELTKRIHKVFPDAEIKIKPMQANAINSNASKQDKSTINRIIEDMFNEADEWLVQE from the coding sequence ATGTATGTAGAGCTGGTGTACGATAAGAGAAACGTGAGCGGGTTACCCAACGCGGCAGAGCAGATAAAAAACGAACTCACCAAACGGATCCACAAGGTATTTCCTGATGCGGAAATCAAGATAAAACCGATGCAGGCCAATGCCATCAATTCCAATGCCAGCAAACAGGACAAATCCACCATAAACCGGATCATCGAAGACATGTTCAATGAAGCCGACGAATGGCTGGTGCAGGAATAA
- a CDS encoding GNAT family N-acetyltransferase gives MPTHCTPLFTIRPEAVDQPDILTLLEKLDAYQSTLYPPECCHFTDLRTLAADELIFLVIRHRDGHAVGCGAIVLRQPGEGEMKRIYVEPTYRGSGAADQLLRQLEKQAILAGCQVIRLETGIHQPQAIRLYQRHGYHLRGPFLPYGDDPLSVYMEKRLGT, from the coding sequence ATGCCCACACATTGCACGCCGTTGTTTACCATCCGGCCAGAGGCCGTTGATCAGCCGGACATTCTGACGCTGTTGGAAAAACTGGATGCTTATCAATCGACGCTGTATCCGCCAGAGTGCTGCCACTTTACCGATTTGCGCACACTGGCCGCTGACGAACTGATTTTTCTGGTGATCCGCCACCGTGACGGGCACGCGGTAGGTTGCGGCGCTATCGTACTGCGCCAACCGGGAGAAGGTGAGATGAAACGCATTTATGTCGAGCCAACCTATCGTGGCAGCGGTGCGGCGGATCAGTTACTGCGTCAGTTGGAAAAACAGGCGATTCTGGCTGGGTGTCAGGTCATCCGCCTCGAAACCGGCATCCATCAACCACAGGCTATCCGGCTCTACCAACGTCATGGTTATCACCTGCGCGGCCCATTTTTGCCCTACGGCGACGATCCACTTAGCGTGTATATGGAAAAAAGGCTGGGTACGTGA